DNA sequence from the Kineococcus endophyticus genome:
GCTGGGTGGTCCACACGCGCCGTCCGTCGTCCTGGCGCACTTGCACCGCGATGGTGCCGCGGCGCAGGTGCGTGGGAATGGACTGCAACGCGGTGACGGCGCCGTGCACGTGCGCCAGGGTGGTGTTCCCGCACGCCAGTTCCCCACCCATGAGGGCGAGGGATCCGCGGTCCACGTCGAGTCCGCCGATGCGTCCGTCCCAGGGGACGTCGGGGTCGGTGTGCCGGGCCGCGGCGACGTCCTTGCGCGCCAGGGTGCGGGACAGGTTCACCGGGGAGGTCGCGAGCAGGTCCACCACGGAACTCTCGGGGACGTGCTCCAGGGCGCGTCGCAGGAGGTGGAGTTTGGCGGCGTCGAGGCGGTTGCCGAGGGCGTAGAGCGACCGGGCGAGGTGGTCGACGTCGTCGCGGTCGAGGGTTCCGGTGGGCAGGGTGAGGACGTCGTCCAGCGCGGCGGCGAGACGCGTGAGGGCGTCGGCTGCGCGGTCCTGGACGGTGGGGGTCACGTGTTCCAGGATAGTCGAACAAGCCCTGTGGCGACAGGTAGAGGCGATCGTAACTTTCTGCGGTGCAACGCTTCGCACGCAGTTCACTGCTGCTGAGGAGTTGTCCACAGGTGGTCGTTCCCCGGTCCCACCGAGGAACGTTTCGCGACCCGTCGTCGAGTTCCAGTGCCGGGCGAACCCCCGCGAAGCAACCCCGGCGCGAAGCCTCGGCGCGCGCTGGACAGGCCCTCACACCGCCAGCGGGACCCGGGAGAGCAGAGCCGGCAGGTCGGCGGCCGGGACCGGGCGGGCGAAGCGGTAGCCCTGCGCCGTCGTCGCCCCGTACGCCCGCAACAGGTCGGCCTGCGCAGCGGTCTCGACGCCCTCGGCGACGACCTGCATCCCGAGGGCCCGGCCGATGCCGAGCACGGCGCGCACGACGGCGTCGCAGCGCCGGTCCCGGCCCAGCCCGGCGACGAACTGCAGGTCGATCTTCAGCAGGTCGACCGGCAGTTCGGTCAGCCGGGCAAGCCCGGAGTACCCCGTGCCGAGGTCGTCGATGGCGATGCGCACCCCGCGGGCGCGCACGGTCTCGAGGTCCCCGAGCAGCGCGTCCGTGATGCGCGTCGTGTGCGTCTCGGTGAGTTCCAGCACGAGCAGGTGCGCGGACAGGCCGGTCTGGGCGAGCACCCGGTCGACCTGCTCGGCGAGCGACCCGCCGAGCTGCTCGGCCGAGACGTTGACGTGCACGGCCGGGGCGTCCGGTCCGAGCGCGCGCTCCCACTGCGCCGCGAGGTCGCACGAGGTGCGCAGGACGAACTCCCCGACGGCGGGCATGAGCGGGGAGGCCTCGAGGACGTCGAGGAAGGCGCCGGGGGCCAGCACGGTCCCGTCGGCGCGGCGCCAGCGCAGCAGGGTCTCGACCGCGTCGACGCGACCGCTGCCGAGGTCGACGATGGGCTGGCCGAACATCTCGAACTCGCCCGCGCCGACGGCCGCGGCCAGTTCCGGCAGCAGCCGCTCGGCCCGGTCGAGGCGTTCGCGGTCGCGGTGGTCGTAGGCGAACGACCGGTTCTTCCCGGCGCGCTTGGCCGCGTACATCGCGAGGTCGGCGTTCTGCAGCAACCGGTCCGGGGTCCCGCCGTCCCGGGGTTCTGCGCTGCCGGGACACGGGTCGTGGACGGCGCTGCCGACGCTGACCCCGACCGTGACCGTCCCGCCGGGCAGGTCGACGGGTTCGCGCACGGCGTCGAGCACGCGGCGGCCCAGGCGTTCGAGGTCGGCGGCGTCGGTGCCCGGGCACACGACCGCGAACTCGTCCCCACCCAGCCGGGCGACGGTGTCCTCCGCGCGCGTCAGGGTCGCCAACCGCGAGGCCACCTCGCGCAGGAGGGCGTCCCCGGCCGCGTGCCCGGCGCTGTCGTTCACGGCCTTGAACCCGTCGAGGTCGATGACGAGCACGCCGACGGGCCCGCCGCCGGTGGCGGCGTCGTGCAGGGCGGCCTCGAGCCGTTCGCGCAGCAGGACGCGGTTCGGCAGGCCGGTCAGGGCGTCGTGCTGCGCCTGGTGCACCAGGGCGCTCTCGGCCGCCTTGCGCGCGGTGACGTCCTCGACCAGACACAGCAGGTACGGCTCGGCCCCGCCCTCGGAAGGACCCCCGGACGACCCCTCGGGGACGACGCGGGTGGCCGTCGTGCGTCCCCAGCCGGACCCGCCGTCGGCCCGCAGGTAGCGGTGCTCGAACTGCGCGTCGGTGACCGCGCCGTCCAGCAACGGGTCGAGGTGCCGGGCGAACTCGTCGCGGTCGGCCCACGGGACGATCGCGTGGACGTCCAGGACCCCGAGCTCCTCGGGGACCAGCCCGGTGAACTCGGTCATCGTCGCGTTCACCTGCAGGATGCGGCCGGCGGCCGACCCCACGCCGACGAGCAGCATCCCCACGGGCGCGGTGTCGAAGGCCGTGCGGAACCGCGACTCGGAGTCGGCCAGGCGGTCCTGGACGGCGACCTGCTCGGTGACGTCGGTGCCGATGGCCAGGATCCCCGAGGGCCGGCCGTCGGGGTCCAGCAACCAGCTCGTCGTGAGCGCCACCCGCCGGGCGGCGCCGTCGTGCCGGCGCAGCGTCCAGTGCCGGGTGAGCGCGCCGCCCGCGCGGCGCAGGTCCTCGACGAGCACCTCGGCCCCGGCGCGCACGTCCAGGTCGACGTCCAGGTCGACGTCCAGGTCGAGGGCACGGTCCGCCAGCTCGGCCGGGTCCAGCAGGTCGCAGACGTCCCCGCCGACGGCGGCGTCGGCCCGGACCCCGAGCAGCCGGCGCGCGCCCTCGTTGACGACGGTCACCGTCCCGCGCAGGTCCGCGGCGACGATGAGCTGCTCGGTCGCCCCCGACAGGATCCCGGCGTAGACGTCGTGCGCGCGGGCGACCTCCGCGGCCGCCTCGCGCTGGGCGGTGACGTCGCGGAAGGCGATGATCGCCCCGCCGGACCAGGACGCCCCCGCGCTGCGCGGCAGCCCGTGCGCGGCGACGTTGACGGTGGTGACGGACCCGTCGAGCAGGTTGCGGAAGGTCATGTCGTCGGAGTCGATGCGCTCACCGGACAGGGCGCGCAGCAGCGGCATCCGCGCGCCCGGGACGGGCGCGCCGGCCGCGTCGAGGACCTCGACGTAGTCGGCGAAGCGCTCGGTGGGCACGCCCGCGGGCAGGCGCGGGTAGAGCCGGCCGGCGGCGGCGTTGGCCATGAGCAGGGTGCCGTCGGCGGCGTAGACGCTCATCCCGTCGCTCGTCGTCTGGAACACGGTCCGGAGCAGGTCCGCCTGGCCCTCGGCGTCCTGGCGGGCGGCGCGGAGGTTCTCCACGAGCCGTCCCCGGTCGTCGCGCTGCAGGCCGAGCATGAGGGTCAGCAGTGTCATGAGGGCGACCATCAGCTGCACCGCGAGCACCCGCTCCGCCGGCGGTGCCGCCGCGAAGGCCCCCAGCCCGTGCAGGGAGATCACGGCGTCCAAGACCGTGACCACGAGGGTGTTGGCCGCGGCCACCCGCAGCGGGAAGCGGACGCCGATCCAGACCGTGACCGGCACCGTGAGGAACGCGAGCGAGTACACCTGCTCGACGTCGAAGAGCCACACGAACGCGCCCAGCGCCCCGAGGTTGACGAGCACGAGCTCGCCCCAGCGCGCCTGCACCGGCGCCCGGTCGGTGGAGCTGTCGGCCAGGAGCAGCCACAACCCCGCCGCCACGACCGCGGTGCTCATCCGCACGACCCAGGACAGCACCGCCGCGGCGTGGACGTCCCCCAGCAGCAGGCCGACCGACACCGTCGCGACCAGGGCGCCGACGACCGACCCCGCCAGCGCCGCCCCCGTCAGACCCCACGCGTCCGCCGGGGCGACCAGCCGCAGCGACGGGCGCCGGCGGGCGAACAGCCACGCCGCGACCCAGGCCTGCGCCAGCACGGCGGCCGAGCAGGCGAGCGCGACCGGCACCGCCAACCCGGTCAGCGCCAGGCCCGCACCGGCCGAGACGGCGATCCCCGCCGCCGCCGTGCGACGACGGCCCCGCTGGTGCCAGACGGTGCCGAGCCAGACGAAGGCGACCGCGGCGGCCGGCCAGAACGTCGTCGTCTCGCTGCCGCCGGTGCGCGAGGCCCGGCCCGCGACGACGGCGAGCGAGTGCAGGAGGAGGAAGGCCGCCAGCTGCGCGCTCGCGCTCGCCCGCCACCGTCCCGTCCCCACCTGCTAGGTGTCGGCCGCCGTCGCCGGTGCTTGAGCTGGCTGCCCCGACCGCGCCCAGGTCTCCCACAAACGGGCGTACCGGCCGCCGAGCGCGAGGAGCTCGTCGTGCGTGCCGATCTCCTCCACTCGACCGGCGGCCATGACGGCGATCCGGTCGCAGACGGCGGCCTGGCTCAGCCGGTGCGCCACGACGAGGGCCGTGCGCCCGCGCACGACGGCCAGCGCGGCCTCCTCCAGGTCGCGGGCCCCGGCGCTGCCGGCCTCGGCGGTCGCCTCGTCCAGGACCACGACGGGCGGGTCGCGCAGCACGAGCCGGGCCAGCGCGAGCTGCTGGGCGCGGGCGGGGGACAGCGGCAGCTCCCCGGGCCCCACGCGGGTCTCGAGCCCGGCGGGCAGGGCGGCCACCCAGTCCTCGGCGCCCACGACGGCCAGCGCCGCGTGCACCTTCTCGTCGCTCGCCCCGGGACGGGCCAGCGTGAGGTCCTCGCGCAGGGTGCCGGTGAAGACGTGCGACTCCTGGGCGATGACGCCGATGCGCTCGCGGACGGCCTCGGCGTCCAGCGCCGCCAGGTCGACGGTGCCCTCCGGTCCCGTGAGCGTGACGGTCCCCGCGCTCGCGGGGAACACCCCGGCGACGAGTGCGGCCAGCGTCGTCTTGCCCGCCCCGCTCTCGCCGACGACGGCCAGCGAGGTCCCGGCCCGCACGTCGAGGTCGACGTCGCGCAGGACGGGCACGGCGCCGGGGCGTTCGTCGTAGGCGTGGGTCAGGCCCCGCACGACGAGCCCGACGCGTTCACGGGGGGCGCGGGCGAGGGCCGCCGGGTCGGCGGGCGGGTCGGCGGGCAGGTCGACGACGCCGACGAGGCGGTTGAGCGCCGCGGCCGCCCGGGAGACCTCGTCGAAGGACAGCAGCAGCGTGCCCAGCGGACCGAACAGCCGGTGGAACAGCAGCGCCGCGGCGGTGACGGCGCCGACGGTGACGACGTCGCCGCGCACGAGCCAGAACCCGGTGAGCAGCAGCGCGGACAGCCCGGCGGCCTCGGCGCCGTTCATCGACATCGAGAACCGCGCGAAGGTCCGCAGCGCCGCGCGGGAGGCGCCGACGGTCCGCTCCGAGGCGACCTCGACCCGGTCGCCCTGCAGGTCGGCCATGCCGTAGGCGTGCACGGTCGAGGCGCCGTGCAGGGACTGCAGGACGACCTGGGAGCGGGCGGCCGCGACCGAGCGCTCGGTCGCGTAGAGCGGCCCGGCCTTCGGCAGGTACCAGCGCAGGCTGCCCGCGTAGACGGGGAAGACGACGCAGAACGCCAGCGCCAGGCGCCAGTCCAGGGACAGGAACCCGACCGCGGACAGCACCACCGTCACGAGGGCCGTCAGGACGTTGGCCATGAGCTGCACCGAGGCGGTGAACAGTTCGACGTCCTCGGTGACGCGCGAGGCGACGTCGCCGGAGCCGGCCCGTTCCAGGACGCGCGGGCTCATCCGCAGGGAGCGGTCGACGACGCGTTCGCGCAGGTCGGCGGCGACCGCGGCGCCGAGCCGTTCGGCGTCGCGGCGGGCCAGGGCCGTCGTGACCGCGGTCAGCAGCGCGACGACGGACAGCTGCACGACGAGCGGGGTCAGCGGCTCGCCGTCCCGCACGACGTCGACGGCGCGTCCGAGCAGCAGGGGGAGCGCGACGGTGCCCGCGCTGGAGAGCAGGGTCGTCGCGAGGGCGCGGGCCAGGTCGGCGGGGTGCGCGGCGGCCGTGCGCCACAGGACGGTCGCCGAGCGGCGGCCGGGGGCGACGGGCAGCGCGGTGGGTCCCGGGTCGTGGCTCACCGGGCCACCGCCGCGGCGTAGTCGGGGTCGCCGAGCAGGCCGGCGTGGGTGCCGCTCGCGTGCCGGCCGTCGGCGGCCAGCAGGACGACGCGGTCGCACCGCGAGAGCAGCAGGGGCGAGGACGTCACGACGACGGTGGTCCCGGATCCGGCCCGCAGCGCGCGCACCCCGGCGGCGACGCGGTCCTCGGTGACGGCGTCCAGGGCCGTCGTGGGGTCGCGCAGGACGAGCAGCTCCCGGTCGGCGGCCAGGGCCCGGGCCAGCCCGATGCGCTGGCGCTGCCCGCCGGAGACGTTGGTCCCGCCGTCGTGCAGCGGCAGGTCGAGATCGGTCGGGGCGGCCGCGGCCTCCAGCGCCGCGGCCAGGGGGACGCCGCGACCGGCCGGCACGGGGCCGGAGGCGAGGGCGTCGGCGACGTTCTCGCCGAGCAGGACGGTGTGCGCGGGTTCGACGAGCGCCCCGGGGACGGCGGCGAAGGCGGCCGTGACGGCGTCGGCGGTCGCGGTGTCCGTGGTCACGACGCCGAGGACCTCGCCGGGCACCGTCGGCACGTCCAGGGTCGCCCGCGCGGCGGGCGGGAGCGGCGCCGGGTGCAGGAGCTCGGCGACGCGGCGGGCGCTGGCCCGGGAGACCGCGAGCTGCTGGACGCAGGAGCTGATGTTGCGCACCGGGTCGGCGAGGAAGCTGGCCATCCCGACGACCGTGACGAACTCGCCGACGTCGAGGCGGCCGCGGGCGACGAACGTCCCCGCGACGGCGGCCGTGGCGACGAGGACGGCGCCCGTGGCGAGGGTGCTGACGCCGACGACGACGGACGTCGCACCGGCCGCCCCCACCGCCGCGCGCCGCGAGAGGGAGCTGGCGTGGTGGTAGCGGCGCACGGCCTCGGGCACGCCGCCGAACCCGCGCAGCGGCCGCAGCCCGGCGAGCAGGTCGGCGGCGACGGCCGCGGCGAGGCCGGCGGTGCGCTGCCGGTCGTGCACGCGCGCCTCCAGGCGGGGGGTCAGCGCCTGCAACCCCAGGACGAGCACGGGGACGGCGACGAGCAGCCCCAGGCCGAGGGCCACGTCGATGCGCAGCAGGACGACGGCCGCGACGAGCAGGCCGAAGCAGCCCGAGGCGAGGAAGCTCACGAGGCCGAGGGCCTCGGCGGTGTGCCGGGTGTCCGACGTCGCGACCGACAGGGCGTCCCCGACCTGCCGGTCCCGCAGGACGGCGGGGTCGCTCAGGACGGCCCGGGCGACGGCCGTCCGCAGGTGGTGGGCCTCGTCGAACTGGGCGCGGTCGACCACCCAGAACGCGAAGGTGCCGGCGGAGCTGAGCACGGCGAACAGCAGGAGCACCCCGGCCACGGACAGCGCGATGGCGCCGACGTCGCCGGTGGCGATCGCGCGGTCGACGGCGAGGCCGATCGCGACGGGCACGAGGGCCTCGCAGGTCTGGTGGACCATCGAGGACCCGCAGCCGACGGCGGCCGCTCGACGGTGCCGGCGCAGCACGTCGAGGACGGGGCGGGAGGACATGTGAGGTGAGCCTAACTGAGCGGTGCGAGCGGTGTCGTGGGGGTGAGGACGACCTTCTCACCCGATCGGCCCCTCCCGGCCTCACCCGGCGGGCGGCGCCCCACTCGTCCGGGGGCAGTAACCGCACAGTGGTCGCTTGCTCACGCAGCGTCGCGGAGCCGACGGTGGAGGTGTCGGGGGAGGACCCCGGCCCCACACACCGCATCTCTCCAGGAGGACCCCCGTGGCCACCGTCGACGAAACCCTCAAGGGCGCGCTCGAGATCGAAGGCGCCATCGCGGCCGCCCTCGTCGACTACGAGTCGGGCATGTGCCTCGGTTCCGCCGGCGGCGGCACCCTCGACCTCGAGGTCGCCGCCGCCGGGAACACCGACGTCGTGCGCGCCGAGCTGCGCACCCTGCAGCGCCTCGGTCTGGACGACGTCCCGGAGGACATCCTCGCCACCCTGGGCACCCAGTTCCACCTGATCCGCCTGCTGCAGAGCCGGAACGGGCAGGGGCTGTTCCTCTACCTCGTCCTGGACCGCGGCCGCGCGAACCTGGCCATGGCCCGACGGCTGCTCACCGTCCTGGAGCGCGGCATCGAGCTCTGAGCCGGGCGCGGCTCACTCGACCTCGGCGGCGGCCCCGGCGAACTGCGCGTCGTGCAGGCGTGCGTACGCCCCGCCGGCCGCGACGAGGTCGGCGTGCCGGCCCTGCTCGACGACCCGCCCGGCCTCCATCACGAGGATGAGGTCGGCGTCGCGGATCGTGGACAGCCGGTGGGCGATGACCAGGCTCGTCCGGTCCTGGCGCAGCGCGGCCATCGCCTGCTGCACGACGCGCTCGGTGCGGGTGTCGACCGAACTCGTCGCCTCGTCCAGCACGAGGACCTGCGGCCGGGCCAGGTGGGCCCGCGCTATCGTCACGAGCTGCTTCTCCCCGGCGCTGATCCGGCCCGCGTCGTCGTCCACGACCGTGTCGTAGCCCTCGGGCAGGGCGGCGACCACGGTGTCCACCGACGCCGCGGCGGCCGCCTCGTGGACCTCCGCCTCGCTCGCCTCGGGACGGGCGTAGGCGATGTTCTCCGCGATGGTCCCGGCGAACAGCCACGTGTCCTGCAGGACGATCGCCGCCCGGGCCCGCAGGTCGCGGCGCGACATCGTGGCCACGTCCACGCCGTCGAGCAGGATGCGCCCGGAGCCGACCTCGTAGAACCGCAGGAGGAGGTTCACCAGCGTCGTCTTGCCGGCCCCGGTCGGGCCGACGATCGCGACCGTGTGGCCGGGTTCGGCCGTGAACGACAGGTCCTCGATGAGCGGGGCGTCGGGGGAGTAGCTGAACGAGACGTGCTGGAACTCGATGCGTCCCGGACCCGAGGGTTTCGGGCCGTCCACGGGGTCCGGCGTCATCTCCGGGGCGTCCAGCACGTCGAAGACGCGTTCGGCGGACGCGACGCCGGACTGCAGGAGGTTCGCCATCGACCCCAGCTGGGCGAGCGGCTGGGTGAACTGCCGGGAGTACTGCACGAACGCCTGCACGCCGCCGATGGTGATGGAACCGCTCGTCACCATCGTCGCGCCGACGACGGCGATCGCGACGTAGACGAGGTTCCCGATGAGGGTCGTCGACGGCATGATGGTCCCGGACAGGAACTGCGCCCCCGAGCTCGCCGCGTACAGTTCCGCGTTCTTCTGCGCGAACCGGGTGCGCACCTCCTCGCGCCGGCCGAACGCCGTCACGATGTCGTGGCCCGTGAACGCCTCCTCGATCTGCGCGTTCAGCTGCCCGGTCTGCATCCACTGCCGGGCGAACAACGGCTGCGAGCGCTTGGCGATGAGCACGACCACGACCAGCGTCAGCGGCACCGCGACGAGCGCGAGCAGCGCCAGTCGCGCGTTGATCGTGAACATCATGACGACGACGCCGACCACCGTCAGCGCCGAGACGAGGGCCTGCGACACCGTCTGCTGCAGGCTCTGGGAGATGTTGTCGATGTCGTTCGTGACGCGCGAGAGGAGTTCCCCGCGCGGGGTGGAGTCGACGTGCGAGAGCGGCAGCCGGTGCAGCTTCGCCTCGACGTCGGCCCGCAGCCGGAACACCGTGCGCTGCACGATCCGGTTGAGCAGGAGACCCTGCAGGAACGACCCGATCGCCGACAGGACGCACACGAGGACGACCCAGCCGATGGTCCGGGTCAGTTCCGCCCGGTCCAGCGCCTGCCCGCCGAACGCGGCCGCCACGACGACGTCGGTCGCGTTCCCCAGCAGCCGGGGCACGAGGACGGTGAGCACGACGCTCGCCACCGCCAGCACGAGCACGACGGCCAGCCGCGCCGCGTCCGGGCCCATCCGCAGCAGCAGGCGCTTCGCCGACGGCCCGAACGTCGCGGCCTTCTGCCCCGGCGCGCCCGCCATCCGCATCGGGCCCCCGCGGCCGCTCACGCCGCCACCTCGAGCTGGCTCGCGACGATCTCCTCGTAGGTCGGGCAGGTCTCGAGCAGTTCGGCGTGCGTGCCGCGGCCCACCACCTTCCCGCCGTCGAGGACGACGATCTCGTCGGCGCTCACGATCGTCGAGACCCGTTGCGCCACCACGAGGACCGCGGCCCCCGGCAGGTCGCGCGCCAGGGCCTCGCGCAACCGCGCGTCCGTCGCCGTGTCGAGGGCGGAGAACGCGTCGTCGAAGACGACGACGTCGGGCCGCTGGACGAGCAGGCGGGCGATCGACAGCCGCTGCCGCTGCCCACCGGAGACGTTCGTCCCGCCCTGGGAGATCGGCGCGTCGAGTCCCTCGGGCCGCTCGGCGACGAAGTCCTCGGCCTGCGCCGTGCGCAACGCGGCCCACAGGTCCTCGTCGGTCGCCTCGGGCCGGCCGAACCGCAGGTTGCTCGCCACGGTCCCGGCGAACAGGTACGGACGCTGCGGGACCAGGCCGACCCGGCGGCGCAGTTCGGCGTCGGGCACCTCCCGCACGTCGACCCCGCCGACGGTGACGCTCCCGGCGCTGACGTCGGCCAGCCGCGTCGCGAGGTTCACGAGCGTCGTCTTGCCCGAGCCGGTGGAACCGATGACGGCCGTCGTGCGGCCCGGCTCGACGTCGAAGCTCACGCGGTCCAGGACGGGCCGGTCGGCACCGGGGTAGCTGAAGGACACCTCGTGGAACTCCACCCGCGACGACCCGGCCGGAACCGTCGGCGCCTGCGGGTCGTGGACGCTGGGCGCGGTCTGCAGGACCTCGCCGATGCGGCCCGCGGACACCGCGGCGCGCGGCCCCATGACGGCCAGGAACGTCGTCATCATGACGCCCATGAGGATCTGCACGAGGTAGGACAGGAAGGCGATGAGGGACCCGATCTGCAGTTCCCCGGCCTCAACCCGTCCGGCGCCGAACCACACGACGGCGGCGCTGGCCAGGTTCATGACGAGCATGACGAACGGGAACACCAGGGAGAACAACCGGCCCGCGCGGACCGCGACGTCCGTCAGGTCGGCGTTGGCGCGTTCGAACCGCCCGACCTCGGCGTCCTCGCGCACGAACCCGCGGATCACGCGCAACCCCGTCAGCTGCTCGCGCAGCACCCGGTTCACGGCGTCGAGCCGCTGCTGGAGCTGACCGAACAGCGGCCCGAGGCGGACCATGACCACGGCCATGACGGCCACCAGCACGGGCACGGCGACGACGACCAGCCAGCTCAGCCAGACGTCCTCGCGCAACGCCATGACCACGCCGCCGATGCACAGCAGCGGGGCCGAGATGATCATGGTGCACGTCATGAGGACGAGCATCTGCACCTGCTGGACGTCGTTGGTCCCGCGGGTGATGAGGGAGGGGGCGCCGAACCGCCCGACCTCCGCCTTCGACAGCGACAGCACGTGGTCGAAGACCGCACCGCGCAGGTCCCGCCCCAGGCTCATCGCCGCGCGCGCCCCGCACCAGACGGCGGTGATCGTCGCGACGACCTGCAGGGCCGTGACGGCGAGCATGAGACCGCCCGTGCGCCAGATGTAGGCGGTGTCGCCCGTGGCCACGCCCCGGTCGATGATGTCGGCGTTCAGCCGGGGCAGGTACAACGAGGCCGTCGTCTGCAGCACCTGCAGCACGACGACCGCGACCAGCAGCCTGCGGTGGGGCCGCAGGTGTTCTCGCAGGAGGGTGAACAGCACGGTCAGCAGGTCTAGCACCCGCCGCCGTGGGGGACATCAGACTTTCGTGTCCCGGGCGAACCGGGGGGCCTGTGCCACGCCTGGTCCCGCGTCGCGTCCGCGCCCGTGGTGCACCCACGGGGACACCATCGGTGCACCGACGTGGAGCGAGGCGTGGGTGCCCCGATCCGGAGGCCCCGACGACATCGGGGGGACACCCACGGGTGTTCCCACGCCCGGTCCGACGTGGGTGCACCCGTGGGACCGGCTCGGCGGTCGTGGGGACGACGCCGGGGCCGTTCCCACGCCCGGTCCGACGCCCGTCCCCACGCTCGCGGTGCACCCACGGGTGCACCGACGTGGAGTGAGACATGGGTGTCCCGATCCGGTCGTCCTGGCGACGTCGGGGGGACACCCACGGGTGTTCCCACGCCCAGTCCGACGTGGGT
Encoded proteins:
- a CDS encoding ABC transporter ATP-binding protein translates to MLFTLLREHLRPHRRLLVAVVVLQVLQTTASLYLPRLNADIIDRGVATGDTAYIWRTGGLMLAVTALQVVATITAVWCGARAAMSLGRDLRGAVFDHVLSLSKAEVGRFGAPSLITRGTNDVQQVQMLVLMTCTMIISAPLLCIGGVVMALREDVWLSWLVVVAVPVLVAVMAVVMVRLGPLFGQLQQRLDAVNRVLREQLTGLRVIRGFVREDAEVGRFERANADLTDVAVRAGRLFSLVFPFVMLVMNLASAAVVWFGAGRVEAGELQIGSLIAFLSYLVQILMGVMMTTFLAVMGPRAAVSAGRIGEVLQTAPSVHDPQAPTVPAGSSRVEFHEVSFSYPGADRPVLDRVSFDVEPGRTTAVIGSTGSGKTTLVNLATRLADVSAGSVTVGGVDVREVPDAELRRRVGLVPQRPYLFAGTVASNLRFGRPEATDEDLWAALRTAQAEDFVAERPEGLDAPISQGGTNVSGGQRQRLSIARLLVQRPDVVVFDDAFSALDTATDARLREALARDLPGAAVLVVAQRVSTIVSADEIVVLDGGKVVGRGTHAELLETCPTYEEIVASQLEVAA
- a CDS encoding ABC transporter transmembrane domain-containing protein, coding for MSSRPVLDVLRRHRRAAAVGCGSSMVHQTCEALVPVAIGLAVDRAIATGDVGAIALSVAGVLLLFAVLSSAGTFAFWVVDRAQFDEAHHLRTAVARAVLSDPAVLRDRQVGDALSVATSDTRHTAEALGLVSFLASGCFGLLVAAVVLLRIDVALGLGLLVAVPVLVLGLQALTPRLEARVHDRQRTAGLAAAVAADLLAGLRPLRGFGGVPEAVRRYHHASSLSRRAAVGAAGATSVVVGVSTLATGAVLVATAAVAGTFVARGRLDVGEFVTVVGMASFLADPVRNISSCVQQLAVSRASARRVAELLHPAPLPPAARATLDVPTVPGEVLGVVTTDTATADAVTAAFAAVPGALVEPAHTVLLGENVADALASGPVPAGRGVPLAAALEAAAAPTDLDLPLHDGGTNVSGGQRQRIGLARALAADRELLVLRDPTTALDAVTEDRVAAGVRALRAGSGTTVVVTSSPLLLSRCDRVVLLAADGRHASGTHAGLLGDPDYAAAVAR
- a CDS encoding ABC transporter ATP-binding protein; protein product: MSHDPGPTALPVAPGRRSATVLWRTAAAHPADLARALATTLLSSAGTVALPLLLGRAVDVVRDGEPLTPLVVQLSVVALLTAVTTALARRDAERLGAAVAADLRERVVDRSLRMSPRVLERAGSGDVASRVTEDVELFTASVQLMANVLTALVTVVLSAVGFLSLDWRLALAFCVVFPVYAGSLRWYLPKAGPLYATERSVAAARSQVVLQSLHGASTVHAYGMADLQGDRVEVASERTVGASRAALRTFARFSMSMNGAEAAGLSALLLTGFWLVRGDVVTVGAVTAAALLFHRLFGPLGTLLLSFDEVSRAAAALNRLVGVVDLPADPPADPAALARAPRERVGLVVRGLTHAYDERPGAVPVLRDVDLDVRAGTSLAVVGESGAGKTTLAALVAGVFPASAGTVTLTGPEGTVDLAALDAEAVRERIGVIAQESHVFTGTLREDLTLARPGASDEKVHAALAVVGAEDWVAALPAGLETRVGPGELPLSPARAQQLALARLVLRDPPVVVLDEATAEAGSAGARDLEEAALAVVRGRTALVVAHRLSQAAVCDRIAVMAAGRVEEIGTHDELLALGGRYARLWETWARSGQPAQAPATAADT
- a CDS encoding bifunctional diguanylate cyclase/phosphodiesterase → MGTGRWRASASAQLAAFLLLHSLAVVAGRASRTGGSETTTFWPAAAVAFVWLGTVWHQRGRRRTAAAGIAVSAGAGLALTGLAVPVALACSAAVLAQAWVAAWLFARRRPSLRLVAPADAWGLTGAALAGSVVGALVATVSVGLLLGDVHAAAVLSWVVRMSTAVVAAGLWLLLADSSTDRAPVQARWGELVLVNLGALGAFVWLFDVEQVYSLAFLTVPVTVWIGVRFPLRVAAANTLVVTVLDAVISLHGLGAFAAAPPAERVLAVQLMVALMTLLTLMLGLQRDDRGRLVENLRAARQDAEGQADLLRTVFQTTSDGMSVYAADGTLLMANAAAGRLYPRLPAGVPTERFADYVEVLDAAGAPVPGARMPLLRALSGERIDSDDMTFRNLLDGSVTTVNVAAHGLPRSAGASWSGGAIIAFRDVTAQREAAAEVARAHDVYAGILSGATEQLIVAADLRGTVTVVNEGARRLLGVRADAAVGGDVCDLLDPAELADRALDLDVDLDVDLDVRAGAEVLVEDLRRAGGALTRHWTLRRHDGAARRVALTTSWLLDPDGRPSGILAIGTDVTEQVAVQDRLADSESRFRTAFDTAPVGMLLVGVGSAAGRILQVNATMTEFTGLVPEELGVLDVHAIVPWADRDEFARHLDPLLDGAVTDAQFEHRYLRADGGSGWGRTTATRVVPEGSSGGPSEGGAEPYLLCLVEDVTARKAAESALVHQAQHDALTGLPNRVLLRERLEAALHDAATGGGPVGVLVIDLDGFKAVNDSAGHAAGDALLREVASRLATLTRAEDTVARLGGDEFAVVCPGTDAADLERLGRRVLDAVREPVDLPGGTVTVGVSVGSAVHDPCPGSAEPRDGGTPDRLLQNADLAMYAAKRAGKNRSFAYDHRDRERLDRAERLLPELAAAVGAGEFEMFGQPIVDLGSGRVDAVETLLRWRRADGTVLAPGAFLDVLEASPLMPAVGEFVLRTSCDLAAQWERALGPDAPAVHVNVSAEQLGGSLAEQVDRVLAQTGLSAHLLVLELTETHTTRITDALLGDLETVRARGVRIAIDDLGTGYSGLARLTELPVDLLKIDLQFVAGLGRDRRCDAVVRAVLGIGRALGMQVVAEGVETAAQADLLRAYGATTAQGYRFARPVPAADLPALLSRVPLAV
- a CDS encoding ABC transporter ATP-binding protein, with the translated sequence MRMAGAPGQKAATFGPSAKRLLLRMGPDAARLAVVLVLAVASVVLTVLVPRLLGNATDVVVAAAFGGQALDRAELTRTIGWVVLVCVLSAIGSFLQGLLLNRIVQRTVFRLRADVEAKLHRLPLSHVDSTPRGELLSRVTNDIDNISQSLQQTVSQALVSALTVVGVVVMMFTINARLALLALVAVPLTLVVVVLIAKRSQPLFARQWMQTGQLNAQIEEAFTGHDIVTAFGRREEVRTRFAQKNAELYAASSGAQFLSGTIMPSTTLIGNLVYVAIAVVGATMVTSGSITIGGVQAFVQYSRQFTQPLAQLGSMANLLQSGVASAERVFDVLDAPEMTPDPVDGPKPSGPGRIEFQHVSFSYSPDAPLIEDLSFTAEPGHTVAIVGPTGAGKTTLVNLLLRFYEVGSGRILLDGVDVATMSRRDLRARAAIVLQDTWLFAGTIAENIAYARPEASEAEVHEAAAAASVDTVVAALPEGYDTVVDDDAGRISAGEKQLVTIARAHLARPQVLVLDEATSSVDTRTERVVQQAMAALRQDRTSLVIAHRLSTIRDADLILVMEAGRVVEQGRHADLVAAGGAYARLHDAQFAGAAAEVE